ATAGAGACCGAGTTGGTCTGGAGCCTGCAGTACTTGGTTGTCCACTGCTCGTTCAAGCCCGCACCCGCACAGGTCGCATGGGAGTCTACGTTCGTGCTGGGCCGGAAATCGGTCTTCTCTTGTCTGGTGAGAGCGTCTATCAGACCTACTTTGATGGGCAGGCAGCATTCCCACCACACGAGCAAGATGCCACGGGGGCTCTCAGGAGACTGGATCTAGGCTTCTCGGGAGCAATCGGGTTCAGCTTGAGGTTATTGGGAGTGGACACCATGGTTGACGTCGGCATCGCGAGGAGCTGCGTGGATGCACTTGATCCTGACGGTGCGGATGATCTTGATATCGAACTGCGAACCAGAGCAGTTCGTCTCACTATCGCCGCTCTTTTCTAGCTCAGCCGGAGGGCAATCTAACCTCGGCCTGCACCTGCCAGCCACCGCGAGCCTGACTCGAAGCGGACGCGAATTGAGCTAAGGCGACGGCCGCAGGTGAAGCCAGCAACGTTCGCTGGAGAAAAAATGAAAGCACTGGCACACCTATTTGAAAAAAACAAGAAATGGGCCTCGGGAATCTGTGCGTCCAGCCCAGAATTCTTTTCCAGGCTTGTCGCGCAACAGGCACCCGAATATCTTTGGATTGGGTGCTCGGACAGTCGGGTCCCCGCAAATGAGATCGTTGGATTACTCCCAGGAGAATTGTTTGTCCATCGGAATGTCGCCAATCTGGTAATTCACACTGACATGAATTGTCTCTCGGTTCTCCAATACGCGGTTGACATTCTCACGATTAAACACGTGATAGTCTGTGGACACTATGGATGTGGCGGTGTTAAGGCCGCGATGGAGAATCTGCCACATGGTTTGGTGGACAACTGGTTGCGACATATTCGTGATATCCACCACCGGCATCTAGAGAAGTTGGAAACCATCTTGAACGAATCTGAACGAATGCGAAGATTGTGCGAACTGAATGCAGTAGAACAGGTCATCAATGTCGGTAATACGACGATCATCCAAGATGCATGGAAACGCGGACAAGAAATCGCAATCCATGGTTGGATATACGATATTGCCGATGGTTTGCTGAAAGATCTGGATGCGTGCATCACTTCATGCAAGGAATTGGATATTCTGCAAAAGAAAAGATAAACCTGCGAACCAGGTGTTGTAGCTGACTTGTCATGCTTGCATTGCGCTCTGACGTGACGGTGCGAAGGGCAAGGGGGAATGAGAAGGTGGGCGGTAAGCGCGCTAGGCAGCTAAACGCCCCGATGGCGCGACGCGAAGCGTCCGCGCGATCGGGACTTTAACGCGATGGTTTAGGTTATGAAGCGCTACGATCCACTAAAAGAGCCGGACCCGAAGGAATGGCTGGGATTAGATGAGCAGGAGCGAGTCGGGCTCATTGCAGAGCATCACGAGAAAGCGGGTGTTACGCTTCCCAATCATATTCTGCATGCGTCCTTTCATGCTATTGCTGAGAATCAATTGGCCGAGGGGTTGCCGGTTGTCTGCGAGACCATGTCGCGGCTGATGAGTGAGGGGCTTGACAGGCACGAAGCTATCCATGCTATTGGTTCTGTGCTGGCAGAGCATATGTGGAACATATTGAAGGATCGGTCCCCCGACTCTGATCTGAATGAGTTATATTTCCAAGCTCTTCGGGCTCTGACAGCGGCAGGTTGGTTAAGAAGCACCCGCTAACTTGAGCATGCAGTCTGACGGCGGGCGCTCCGAGGTGTGTTGCGCCGCCGATCTCGTCACTAGAGAGTACCACGGTGGGCAAACGCGCCCGCCCCGGGTCAGGCGCACGTTAAACGTGCCCAAGGACTGTTCGAACCAGAAGTACTAGCGGTGTGAAAAATGTATTGACACGAGTATGACCTTGGTTATACTTGAGCCATGAAGACTGCGATTTCAATTCCAGACCCTCTGTTCCGTGCCGTCGATCGCCTGGCGAAGAGGCTGAGGCTTTCTCGCAGCCAGGTGTTCCAGCAGGCAGTCAGAGATATGTTGGAGAGTCGGAGGGATGAGGCAGTAACGGAGGCCCTCAATCAGGTATATGGCCTGGGTTACGACAGAGCCGAGCTTGATCCAATACTCGAGCGTATGGAAGTTGCTTCGGTTGTGCGGGAGAAGTGGTAGTGCAACGGGGAGAGATTTGGTGGGCATCGTTGCCAGCTCCCCGGGGTTCGGGACCTGGGTACAGGCGGCCTGTTGTGGTGGTGCAATCGGATGCGTTCAACAGGAGTCGGATTCAGACTGTTATCGTAGCCGTTGTCACTTCCAACATGCGGTTGGCCCGGGCGCCTGGCAATGTTGTTTTGACTCGGCGCAGAGGCGGCCTTCCCAAGGAATCGGTCATCAACGTTTCCCAATTGATTACGTTGGACAGGTCATATCTCACAGAGCGAGCGGGGAAGTTGCGTCCGGACCAGCTGCAGGCACTCGATGAGGGTCTGGGGCTCGTCCTTTCTCTGTAAGAGATGTTTAACTGCGGCACGCCGGCGAGATTGAAGGCAGGCTTGGCAAGGCGGTGCGAATCGTCGCCCGGAACGAACCGCCGGTGTGGCGCTGCGCCGTGTGTGGCGAGCCAGCGACGTCGCTCTGTGTGGAGTGCAGGTATGTCGGTCGGGGTTTCTGCTGCGTGACGCATGCGTCGAGTCACCCGTGCGGGGAGGACATGTTGTTGCCGGTAGCCAACTCGCCGCGCATTGGTGTGTGCGGCTATACCGGTGAGGCATAACAAGGCACTGCACACCGACAAGGCTTCGCCGTACCAGTGAGGTTTTCGTTATAAGAGCTCAGCAGGCGAGCGATGTTTCCTTGTTGCTGGAGTGGCAGTCTTGCGATATTGTTTATCTCATTGAGTTCACCAAGCATTTCAAGAAGATGCTTCAGGAGCGTTCTTTGATCGGAGACTGAGAGGCAGGACATGAGACTCGTGGTAGACAGAGAAGACGATGCGCTTCACTTCTGTTTGGATGAGACTGGGGTAGTGGAGTCAGAGGAGGTCCGACCAGGGGTTGTGCTTGGCTTTGACGGGGACGGCCGTGCTGTTGGAGTCGAGTTCTTGCGTATAGCGGCGAGAGCGTCCAAGGATCAACTTTCTTTTCTCTATTTTCAGACGGGTTAGTCTGCAAGCCTTATAACACCTCGCTTCAGCGGCCGGTGATGTGGTCGCCCGCACAGTTGACCCTTGTATGTTCGTCACGTTCGGCGGCTGCGAAACGGCACCACCTACCTTTCCGGCCGCCGCTTATCCGCAACCCAATTACAGCACAGGAAAACAGAGGGAATACGAAATGTCAGACGAGTACCGGCAATGGGAACGAAGGTGTGAAACGATTCGCAAGGAGAATGCGACACTGCTTGAAGAGTTCGGAATGTGGTTGTCAGCGCAGGGCATCGGGGCAAAGTCCATAAAGGAGCATCTCGGGAACGTAGAGTTCTATATCAATGAGTATCTTCTCTACGACGATGCGACGAGAGCCGCGGATGGATGGGGTGGGATAGATTCCTTTCTTGGTTACTGGTTCATTAGAAAAGCAATGTGGGCCAGCCAAGCCTCAATACGCAGAACTGCCGCAAGCCTGAAGAAGTTCTACGCCTTCATGCACGAGAAAGGTCTTGTAGGCAAGGAGGGATTGGAAGAAGTTCGGGAAACAATCAAGTGCAATATGTCCGACTGGCTTGCCACGGTAAGGCGATACGATGACCCTTCAATCACTGATTCGGAAGAGATTTGGGGGCTAAAATAGTGGACCGCACAGCGAGGCGGATCCACATTGACGTTGCCGGCGTCCGGGTGGCGGTCGTCTCGCGATGGCCTGTCGGATGCTCGGCGCGGCGAAGGTCCTGGCCCAGGCAGGGATCCATCGAGGCCAAGTCCCGATTGGGGAGTCTCCGTCCATACGTCGGCAGATCTTCCTGCACCTCTATCGGAACGATTTCTCTGCACGCGAAGTCGAGCGGATTCTCTCCGGGTTCGGAGACGAGGATCAATGAGAAGCCTGTCTGTGCGTATAGAAGATCCGGTTGTCCGTGAGAAGATAGATGGTGTTGTGCGTGAATTGCTGGGGGAAGTGTTTGTGACAACGTAAAAGTGTACCACTGTGACAGAGCAAAAGTGACCCACCCAAACTCATGGATTGTGCTGTGGTGGGTCAGTCGGTCCAAGAGAGCGGCGGTAAGAGACGCATCGACGACAAATGGGTGCGGCTGGCTGCTTTCGATTGGTTGCGCAAGCAGACGGCCATACACGGCGAGATATTGCCCAGGGATCTGCTGATTCGCGGGTTTGAGAGTAGTGGCCAACAGATCCCTCTTGTGTCCCGGCAAGGCCTGATCCGGAACGTTTGGAGATTCGTTACGAACGATTCATGGCATCGGCGGCAGGATAGGAAGTTGGTGGAAGTAGTCCGTCTAATTATCATTAGATGGAGGAGACAATGGACGAAGTGCGTGAGTACTGGCCCGCCGTGAAGGGTGGCAAGACATGAAAGCGTTTTCGCTTCGGTGACTATCGGGCTTTCGTGCTCACTGACCTTGAGTCACTCAGGTCTACCCAATATCTCTACGTCATGCAGGTGTTCAAACTCCCCGAATGCAAGTTGTGTCTGTGCGTGACAGCAGAGACGAACCGGATGTACGGAAGGACGGTGCCGGTGGACAGAGCATCCGGCTCAGGCGGTTCTCACTTCCCGGGGCTATTTCCAGGCCAAGGGCACACGAACCTTGGCTCGTCGAACGATTGGGCGGACATCGAGATATTCGCTGCGAAAGCCGTTGAGTTGGCCCGCTGCCATTTGAAGGTCGACGCCGAGGCTGTCGAGGAGAAACCTCGAAACCCGTCGTGAGGTTCCCGTACCTGTGCCGCCCGCTGACGGGCGAATCTGCTGACGCCGGTTACACGCAGCGATTGTGCCGGCGTTGCGCGCCGCCCCATCGGGGCTGCGGATTGGCATCAGCTTTCTGTCGGGTGGTGCGCCGGCCATCAGCGGTTGAAACGGACGGCCAAACCCGCGAGCAGGCTCGCGGGCCCGGGCGTCGCTTATCCACAGCTCCGTTCGCCGGTCGACCGAATGTGGCTGGCCTCGGTGGATATTCTCTCAGGAGAAGAGATAGTGGAGGAGGTTCTCAATTGGTGAAGACAAAGGGCCAAGACTGGCGCAGCGATTTTCCGGTGCGAGATGAGGTCGAGGATTTCTCTGGTAGGATGAGAATCTTTGTGATCACTTGCCACGAGCGCCCTCACGGGCTGACCGTACGAGCTCAGGAGGAAGGAACGAGAGGAACCGGTTACGAGTTTGCGGCTTACAGCGAGACGAGCGCGTACGCGGCGCTTGGACGGGTGAGGCAAAAAATGCAACGGGCGCTCGCCACCCGCCACATCACAAGGTCAGCTGACGGATATCGGATGCTTCATAGCGAGCTCAGTGGCCGAATTACTTGCCGCAGCGACGGAGACGTCGTCTTAATTGTTGACGGCGTTCCACTCAGTTTGGAGAATTTCTCGGCGATCCTCGCGACCCATGAAGGCTGGAACTTTGAGATGAAGATTGTCGACGCCCTTGAATAAGCTCCTGGCGAGCTCAACGGCCGTCGACCATCGCGCTTCAGCGGAGGCCTACTCAGAGCTCAGAAAAAACGAGCTTTCTGTTGCAAGATAACTATCAGGAATGGTAGGAGAAGAGTCATCAGATATCAGAGATCGAAATGAACCAACGCGAGAGAATCATTCGGAGTGGACGATTCAAAGGGAAGAGAATCGAGTTTGCTGCCACCACTGGTGTTGACATGTTCCGGGAGATCGCTGACGAATTCATGCAGAAGCTATTTCAGCTTGAGCCTGGGGATTACCTTATTTCAGATGAATCCAGCCTGCACGATTTCACTGGTCTCGGAGTGAAACGTCAAGACATTGAGTCTATGATCATGGAACTCTACGCCGTTGATGTCTCAGACCTTGAGTCGGGGAACTTGCTGGAGATCTTTGCGCGAATTCAGCGTGCGAAGTATGGGGCACCATCATAAAGGACCGAACCTGCCACTGGAGCGTACTTCGTTTTCGTGAGCATCGTCTATTTCGTAACCCTGACAGTATTCATTCCCCGTCTGTTGGGAGCTGAAGTCGACAAAGTAGCGCTCCTCAGCTATGTCCCGCGGTCCTTTATGACCGCCATAGATGCGCTGGGATTCTTGTGACTGCGACCGACTTCTCGGGCAACGAGGGTAATCCCTCAACTCCATTGAGGAATGTCGGTGTTCCTGACCCGCAGGCTGCGGTTCGTTCAACGCTTCTTCTAGCTCAGAACTGGCCCAATCCCTTCGGCGCGGGAACAACTGTGCGCTACAATCTTCCAGATAAGATGCGCGTGACTCTCACTATTTACGACGCGTCCGGAAGGCTGGTTGCGAAACTCGTGGATCAGACTCAGGAAACGGGTGAGCATTCCGTGTATTGGTCAGGAAGGAACTCTCAGGGCAGGGCCGTGGCTCCCGGCACGTATTTCGTTCGATTGACCGCAGACGGGTCTGTCTTGGTATCCAAGATGAGCTTGATTCGCTGACACTCTGGCTGGTTTTGATTCGACCCGGGGTGGCGCGTATTAATCGACCGCTGACACCATAAACGCCCCTCCTTCGAGGGGACATTTTCCCTTTGCTAACACACGCGCGACGAAATCCGCTTGCCTGTGGAGGTCTTTGCCGCTATTGTGCCCAAGATAAATGAGCCGGCGTTTCGCCGGCGGTGGGAGGAACATCCATGGCTAAAGCGGTGACTGGACAGAAAGGAATACTCGGGTGGGTCGAGCGCACCGGCAATACATTGCCGGATCCGGTGTTCGTCTTCTTCTGGCTGATCGGCTTTCTTATTCTGTTTAGCATCGGCGCGGCACTCTTCGGCTATTCTGCCCCACATCCCACGCAGACCGACGATACCGGCGCGCCCGTCGTCATCAGAGCGGTGAGCCTGCTTGGTGCGCGGTGCATCCGCCGGCTCTGGGTGGAGATGCCGCAAACCTTCACCCACTTTCATCCGCTCGGCTACGTGCTGGTGGTGATGCTGGGCGCGGGCGTGGCAGAGCGATCAGGCCTGTTTGCATCCTTCATGCGCCAATGCGTGCGAGGCGCGCCGAAATTCCTGTTGACCCCGGCTGTGGCGTTCGTGGGCATGATGGGAAACCTGGCCGCCGATGCAGCCTATGTAGTACTAATCCCGCTGGCGGGCGTGCTCTTCGCGGCGGCGGGACGCCATCCGGTCGCGGGCATCGCGGCGGCGTTTGCGGGCGTCTCCGGCGGTTTCTCTGCGAACCTGCTGCCGGGCCAGCTTGACGCACTTTTGTTTGGCATCACCGAGGCGACCGCGGAGCAGATCGCGCCGGGCTGGGACGCCAACATCGCCGGCAATTGGTTCTTCATCGCGGCGATGTTAGTCCTGTTTCTGCCCGTCGTGTGGTTCGTCACTGACAGAGTAATCGAGCCGCGCCTGAGGCGCTTCAGCGTACCCGACGGCGAGGCGATGAAGAATCTTGGCGACGCTAACGCGCCCTTGACGGTGGAACAGAAGAAGGGGCTCGGCCGCGCCGGCCTGGCCGCACTCGCGGTGTGCGCGCTTTGGGCACTGTTCGTGTTCATGCCCGGCACGCCCTTGATCGACAAGGAGGCCGCCGCCCCTGAAGCGCGGTTGACGCCGTTCTACCAATCGCTGGTGGCCTGCTTCTTCGTCCTGTTCATCGCCTGTGGCTGGGCCTTTGGCGCGGCCGCCGGCACTGTGAACAATCACCGCGACGCGGTGAAGATGATGACCGGGGCGATGAGCGATCTTTCCTATTACCTCGTGCTCGCGTTTGCGGCATCGCATTTCGTGGCGATGTTCAATTGGTCGAACTTGGGCCTCATCTTCGCGGTGCAGGGCGCGGGTGCGATCAAGCAGTCTGGCCTGCCGATGCCGGCGCTGCTGGCACTGATCGTTTTGTTCGTGGCGATCGTGAATGTATTCATCGGCTCGGCCAGCGCGAAATGGGCGCTGATGGCGCCGGTGCTGGTGCCGATGATGATGTTGCTCGGCGTCAGCCCGGAAATGACGACCGTGGCCTATCGTGTCGGTGACAGCACTACCAACATCATCACGCCGCTGATGGTGTATTTCCCGCTGGTGCTCACTTTCTGCCGACGATGGCGCACGGATTTCGGGCTCGGCAGCCTCACCGCGATGATGCTACCTTATTCGTTCTGGCTGTTGCTGGTCGGCTTGGCGATGACAT
The Candidatus Eisenbacteria bacterium DNA segment above includes these coding regions:
- the can gene encoding carbonate dehydratase, with the translated sequence MKALAHLFEKNKKWASGICASSPEFFSRLVAQQAPEYLWIGCSDSRVPANEIVGLLPGELFVHRNVANLVIHTDMNCLSVLQYAVDILTIKHVIVCGHYGCGGVKAAMENLPHGLVDNWLRHIRDIHHRHLEKLETILNESERMRRLCELNAVEQVINVGNTTIIQDAWKRGQEIAIHGWIYDIADGLLKDLDACITSCKELDILQKKR
- a CDS encoding DUF1841 family protein, encoding MKRYDPLKEPDPKEWLGLDEQERVGLIAEHHEKAGVTLPNHILHASFHAIAENQLAEGLPVVCETMSRLMSEGLDRHEAIHAIGSVLAEHMWNILKDRSPDSDLNELYFQALRALTAAGWLRSTR
- a CDS encoding ribbon-helix-helix protein, CopG family, whose product is MKTAISIPDPLFRAVDRLAKRLRLSRSQVFQQAVRDMLESRRDEAVTEALNQVYGLGYDRAELDPILERMEVASVVREKW
- a CDS encoding type II toxin-antitoxin system PemK/MazF family toxin, which encodes MQRGEIWWASLPAPRGSGPGYRRPVVVVQSDAFNRSRIQTVIVAVVTSNMRLARAPGNVVLTRRRGGLPKESVINVSQLITLDRSYLTERAGKLRPDQLQALDEGLGLVLSL
- a CDS encoding DUF2283 domain-containing protein, producing the protein MRLVVDREDDALHFCLDETGVVESEEVRPGVVLGFDGDGRAVGVEFLRIAARASKDQLSFLYFQTG
- a CDS encoding recombinase, translated to MSDEYRQWERRCETIRKENATLLEEFGMWLSAQGIGAKSIKEHLGNVEFYINEYLLYDDATRAADGWGGIDSFLGYWFIRKAMWASQASIRRTAASLKKFYAFMHEKGLVGKEGLEEVRETIKCNMSDWLATVRRYDDPSITDSEEIWGLK
- a CDS encoding FlgD immunoglobulin-like domain containing protein, producing the protein MTATDFSGNEGNPSTPLRNVGVPDPQAAVRSTLLLAQNWPNPFGAGTTVRYNLPDKMRVTLTIYDASGRLVAKLVDQTQETGEHSVYWSGRNSQGRAVAPGTYFVRLTADGSVLVSKMSLIR
- a CDS encoding AbgT family transporter, whose protein sequence is MAKAVTGQKGILGWVERTGNTLPDPVFVFFWLIGFLILFSIGAALFGYSAPHPTQTDDTGAPVVIRAVSLLGARCIRRLWVEMPQTFTHFHPLGYVLVVMLGAGVAERSGLFASFMRQCVRGAPKFLLTPAVAFVGMMGNLAADAAYVVLIPLAGVLFAAAGRHPVAGIAAAFAGVSGGFSANLLPGQLDALLFGITEATAEQIAPGWDANIAGNWFFIAAMLVLFLPVVWFVTDRVIEPRLRRFSVPDGEAMKNLGDANAPLTVEQKKGLGRAGLAALAVCALWALFVFMPGTPLIDKEAAAPEARLTPFYQSLVACFFVLFIACGWAFGAAAGTVNNHRDAVKMMTGAMSDLSYYLVLAFAASHFVAMFNWSNLGLIFAVQGAGAIKQSGLPMPALLALIVLFVAIVNVFIGSASAKWALMAPVLVPMMMLLGVSPEMTTVAYRVGDSTTNIITPLMVYFPLVLTFCRRWRTDFGLGSLTAMMLPYSFWLLLVGLAMTFAWVFFDLPLGPGAVVDYTLPSQTGM